A single Anopheles arabiensis isolate DONGOLA chromosome X, AaraD3, whole genome shotgun sequence DNA region contains:
- the LOC120905593 gene encoding transcriptional regulator ovo-like — protein sequence MPKIFLIKNRLHQQQLRLVEEAQKNTHSGPGGGGGSSVVDDAVGSGGGSEVGSNEPLSLVSRKREHDDSAEHDIFSEENRLSPPCRKRAASPSLSIFASAERHEAGGNAASAANSFPAGAGSAYSSTAGGGASSLAAYHRNAAFSLYHSGLTAKESSINNTAASHHHQPRLFIGGGGGGRRPQPLPPRPTAAAFEKSKEEDATSGDERPAAQRAVPLVSQRKQQQPPAPASSPVTPTSPCTVPPTPTPPPPPPATEQKDARPPTPPPPAAPPVAPPATAAAVVPKRRPTIVSSSSSSTTTTGTCLRVTEGPAPYIGPRHGHVLTNAERKVYPPTPPPLPPTNTTPAVDSKSAAEDEDDEEEEEEEKEQQQQQQQQQVPVVREGTSDSKKKESSGKVIVRDEPVPTIPGGEQYQRRLRLPSPTPPPPKERVPSPAVVRCSVIQRTPAVRKSQPAEELPAVPAAQQPPPHQHHHHHHHQPPPPTQLDDSPRAVDLKVRPVVVLTVEPEQEQPIDYHIGPKRSASEKERSDERDEERDERQGGRRERAAAVVLHNHLPPYHRGGGGASAARAAAAAAVISGIMQGAAGHGRSSNGGGGSGGAGGGGQSGGGSNGGGAGTGGGGGGGINFSGGGGGGGGGALGAGGAGGGMGGRDGRSNYGPNSPPTGSLPPFYESLKGGGASGGLNGYNANGGFLTNSAASYQQLLSSLECDGQDMGGTGGGAGLGGGVILGLGSGFTYGSATDGSGNGGGNGQPGGVNGTSAVAAAAAVMSKHCSLMLHNHFGLALKDEVDLGYDAKVDPTLLYASATGDGGAGAGGNGGNGGGGGGGGGYDMADSMMDMGDSMQLTATLTTYPSSAGGSPNGLLDGCLSSTARGCTASAADQQQQGAAGSREYTNMAAASFGAGQQLGGHQHTTLHSLASKYHHAQDGGQPPSYLQTAANGGAGSYGTFQPLLRYDQLDSNLSLPSPGGGSSLDFDLHQSLQPLQGPFAMNLQLAAGAAGQTTHLGQQQQQQPSHQRSAGGVRSPGSNSTSSVSSSASSAAAVAAVASLGAHNVPVAGPPPAVLATTIQNLGLPADSELQFVNGGHGIKNPLAIENVPLRMRSEERHGGKQLSGSAGTKQRNHHHHQQQQQQQQQQQQQQQQQQHHHQQHQQQLQQPHLQHHLENGSANSSSASSVSSSSSASSPNSCGSPGSTATSNGANGAGTNTDDDQNRFVCRICSKTFSLQRLLNRHMKCHSDVKRYLCTFCAKGFNDTFDLKRHTRTHTGVRPYKCNLCEKSFTQRCSLESHCLKVHGVQHQYAYKERRTKMYVCEECGHTTNEPEVHYMHLKEKHPYSPALLKFYDKRHFKFNNAAFANNLLGSLPMPVHN from the exons aGCACGACATATTTAGCGAAGAGAACCGTCTCAGCCCACCGTGCCGGAAGCGGGCGGCCTCCCCATCGCTGTCCATCTTTGCCAGTGCGGAGCGGCACGAGGCTGGCGGCAACGCGGCAAGCGCCGCCAACAGCTTCCCCGCCGGTGCCGGGTCGGCCTACAGCAGCACTGCCGGCGGCGGTGCCAGCAGTCTCGCGGCGTACCACCGAAACGCAGCGTTCAGCCTTTACCACAGCGGTCTCACTGCCAAAGAATCGTCCATCAACAACACCGCCgccagccaccaccaccagccgcgGCTTTTcatcggcggcggcggtggtggtcggCGCCCTCAGCCACTGCCGCCCCGTCCGACGGCGGCGGCCTTCGAGAAGAGCAAGGAGGAAGACGCGACCAGTGGCGACGAGCGGCCGGCAGCGCAACGGGCAGTGCCGTTGGTGAGTCagcgcaagcagcagcagccgccagcACCGGCCTCATCACCGGTGACACCCACCTCACCGTGCACAGTcccaccaacaccaacgcctccaccgccaccgccagcaACCGAGCAGAAGGATGCACGGCCGCccacgccaccaccgccagcggCACCGCCCGTCGCACCACcagcgacggcggcggcggtcgTGCCCAAACGGCGGCCAACAATCGTGagctcctcctcgtcctccaccactaccaccggcACGTGTCTGCGGGTAACCGAGGGGCCGGCACCGTACATCGGCCCCCGCCATGGCCACGTGCTGACGAACGCGGAACGGAAGGTGTACCCACCGACGCCGCCACCACTGCcgcccaccaacaccacccccGCGGTCGACTCAAAGTCGGCGGCAGAGGACGAGGAtgacgaagaggaggaggaggaggagaaggagcagcagcagcagcagcagcagcaacaggtcCCGGTGGTACGAGAGGGAACGAGTGACAGCAAGAAGAAGGAGTCGTCCGGCAAGGTAATTGTGCGCGACGAGCCCGTTCCAACCATTCCGGGCGGCGAACAGTACCAGCGCCGGCTGCGACTACCCTCCCCGACACCGCCCCCGCCCAAGGAGCGCGTCCCATCGCCGGCGGTCGTGCGCTGCTCGGTCATCCAGCGAACGCCAGCGGTGCGCAAGAGCCAGCCGGCGGAGGAGCTCCCAGCAGTGCCGGCGGCGCAGCAACCACcgccacaccaacaccaccatcatcaccatcaccaaccaccaccacccacgcAGCTGGACGACAGTCCGCGGGCGGTCGATCTGAAGGTGcgcccggtggtggtgctgacgGTGGAGccggagcaggagcagccgaTCGACTACCACATCGGTCCGAAGCGCTCGGCAAGCGAGAAGGAGCGGAGCGACGAGCGGGACGAGGAGCGCGACGAGCGGCAGGGCGGGCGGCGCGAGCGGGCGGCAGCCGTCGTCCTGCACAACCATCTGCCACCCTACCATCGGGGTGGGGGCGGTGCGTCGGCGGCTCGAGccgcggcggcggccgccgtcATCAGCGGCATCATGCAGGGGGCGGCCGGGCACGGTCGCTCCTCGAACgggggcggcggcagcggggGAGCAGGCGGCGGTGGCCAATCGGGCGGCGGTTCCAATGGAGGCGGCGCGGGAACGGGCggaggaggcggcggcggAATAAACTTttccggcggcggcggcggcggaggcgGTGGCGCCCTGGGCGCTGGCGGCGCGGGCGGCGGAATGGGCGGCCGGGATGGTCGCTCGAACTACGGCCCGAACAGTCCGCCGACCGGGTCGCTGCCACCGTTCTACGAGAGCCTGAAGGGGGGCGGCGCCAGCGGCGGCCTGAACGGGTACAACGCGAACGGCGGCTTCCTGACGAACAGTGCGGCCAGCTACCAGCAGCTGCTGAGTTCGCTCGAGTGCGACGGGCAGGATATGGGCGGGACGGGCGGCGGCGCCGGACTGGGCGGAGGCGTCATTCTCGGGCTCGGGTCCGGCTTTACGTACGGCAGCGCGACGGACGGCAGTGGCAACGGAGGCGGCAACGGGCAGCCGGGAGGCGTCAATGGGAcgtcggcggtggcggcggctgcCGCCGTTATGAGCAAGCACTGCTCGCTGATGCTGCACAACCACTTCGGGCTGGCGCTGAAGGACGAGGTCGACCTCGGGTACGATGCGAAGGTCGACCCGACGCTGCTGTACGCGAGCGCCACCGGCGATGGAGGCGCGGGAGCGGGCGGTAACGGCGGAAACggaggcggcggtggcggaggCGGCGGCTACGATATGGCCGACTCGATGATGGACATGGGCGACTCGATGCAGCTGACGGCGACGCTTACCACCTACCCGTCGTCGGCCGGCGGCAGCCCCAACGGGCTGCTCGACGGCTGCCTGAGCTCGACGGCGCGCGGCTGCA CGGCGTCCGCggccgaccagcagcagcagggagcGGCCGGCTCCCGCGAGTACACCAACATGGCGGCGGCCAGCTTCGGGGCGGGCCAGCAGCTCGGCGGCCATCAGCACACGACGCTGCACTCGCTCGCGAGCAAGTACCACCACGCGCAGGACGGCGGCCAGCCGCCGAGCTATCTGCAGACGGCGGCCAATGGAGGGGCCGGCTCGTACGGCACGTTCCAGCCGCTGCTGCGCTACGACCAGCTGGACAGCAACCTGTCGCTACCGTCGCCTGGCGGCGGCTCGTCGCTTGACTTCGATCTGCACCAGAGCCTGCAGCCGCTGCAGGGCCCGTTCGCGATGAACCTGCAGCTGGCGGCGGGTGCCGCCGGTCAGACCACTCAtctcgggcagcagcagcagcagcaaccgtcgCACCAGCGCTCCGCCGGAGGCGTGCGGTCGCCCGGCAGCAACTCGACCTCGTCCGTGTCCTCGTCGGCGTCGTCCGCAGCGGCCGTCGCAGCGGTGGCCAGCCTCGGTGCGCACAACGTGCCGGTGGCCGGTCCTCCGCCCGCGGTGCTCGCCACCACGATACAGAAT TTGGGACTTCCGGCCGACTCGGAGCTGCAGTTCGTCAATGGCGGCCACGGCATCAAGAACCCGCTCGCGATCGAGAACGTACCGCTGCGGATGCGCTCGGAGGAGCGGCACGGTGGCAAGCAGCTGTCCGGCTCTGCCGGCACGAAACAGCgcaaccatcaccaccatcaacagcagcagcagcagcagcagcagcaacagcagcaacagcagcaacagcagcaccaccatcaacagcaccagcaacagctgcagcagcccCATCTGCAGCACCATCTCGAGAACGGTTCCGCCAACTCCTCGTCCGCGTCCTCCgtgtcctcctcgtcgtcggcGTCCTCGCCCAACAGCTGCGGTTCGCCCGGCAGCACGGCCACCAGCAACGGCGCGAACGGAGCCGGCACCAACACGGACGACGACCAGAACCGGTTCGTCTGCCGCATCTGCTCGAAAACGTTCAGCCTGCAGCGGCTGCTGAACCGGCACATGAAGTGCCACTCGGACGTGAAGCGCTACCTGTGCACGTTCTGCGCCAAGGGCTTCAACGACACGTTCGATCTGAAGCGGCACACCCGCACCCACACCGGCGTCCGGCCGTACAAGTGCAACCTGTGCGAGAAGTCGTTCACCCAGCGCTGCTCGCTCGAGTCGCACTGTCTGAAGGTGCACGGCGTCCAGCACCAGTACGCGTACAAGGAGCGTCGTACGAAG ATGTACGTGTGCGAGGAGTGTGGCCACACGACCAACGAGCCGGAGGTGCACTACATGCACCTGAAGGAGAAGCATCCCTACTCGCCCGCGCTGCTCAAGTTCTACGACAAGCGGCACTTCAAGTTTAACAATGCGGCGTTCGCGAACAACCTGCTCGGCTCGCTGCCGATGCCGGTGCACAACTAG
- the LOC120905962 gene encoding RYamide receptor-like has product MNFSTEHALHAPWNESSSAADDEILICDGASTIIPEGIASAQFQVVVWLAYTAILAASLVGNCSVLAIVASQPRMRTVTNLFLANLALGDLLMTLFCVPFSSVSLFVLQYWPFGAALCQTVNYFQAVSVLVSAYTLVALSADRYRAIMWPLRSRRRPPRRPVALLLIGLVWVGAAATALPIPLHSALVQPSAWHAHCGQAVCTEVWPDATADRAYSLTLALAQFALPLATLVYTYACIGWRVWARSTNRTSLVPPSSTSGRQFRRARRRTVQMTLAVVAAFVVCWLPFNALLLAPLDDPSWAPLPYLWFACHWLAMSHCCLNPLIYCYMNAKFRAGFRALLLRPLMRAVVCRRGRTTTTTCGCCLRHRASMTVSSERLPVGGGRCCAAAAVENVELTTTHSRKIESVTEEEHL; this is encoded by the coding sequence atgaATTTCTCCACCGAGCACGCGTTGCACGCGCCATGGAACGAATCATCATCCGCGGCAGACGACGAAATTCTGATCTGCGACGGTGCGTCCACGATCATCCCGGAAGGAATTGCGAGCGCCCAGTTCCAGGTGGTCGTGTGGCTGGCGTACACCGCCATCCTTGCCGCCTCGCTCGTGGGCAACTGTTCCGTGCTGGCGATCGTCGCCAGCCAGCCGCGGATGCGCACCGTCACCAACCTGTTCCTCGCCAACCTGGCGCTCGGCGACCTGCTGATGACGCTGTTCTGCGTGCCGTTCTCGTCCGTGTCGCTGTTCGTGCTGCAGTACTGGCCGTTCGGGGCGGCCCTCTGCCAGACGGTCAACTACTTCCAGGCCGTGTCGGTGCTCGTGTCCGCCTACACGCTCGTGGCGCTCAGCGCCGACCGGTACCGGGCGATCATGTGGCCGCTGCGGTCCCGCCGGCGGCCGCCACGCCGCCCCGTAGCCCTGCTGCTCATCGGGCTGGTGTGGGTGGGTGCGGCCGCCACCGCGCTGCCCATCCCGCTGCACTCCGCGCTGGTGCAGCCGAGCGCCTGGCATGCCCACTGCGGCCAGGCCGTCTGTACCGAGGTGTGGCCCGATGCGACCGCCGACCGGGCCTACTCGCTGACGCTTGCGCTGGCGCAGTTCGCGCTGCCGCTCGCGACGCTCGTGTACACGTACGCCTGCATCGGGTGGCGCGTGTGGGCCCGCAGCACCAACCGCACCAGCCTGGTGCCGCCGTCCTCCACCTCGGGGCGCCAGTTCCGCCGGGCCCGCCGGCGCACCGTCCAGATGACGCTCGCCGTGGTCGCCGCGTTCGTCGTCTGCTGGCTGCCGTTCAATGCGCTGCTGCTCGCCCCGCTGGACGACCCGAGCTGGGCGCCGCtgccgtacctgtggttcgcCTGCCACTGGCTCGCCATGTCACACTGCTGCCTGAATCCGCTCATCTACTGCTACATGAACGCAAAGTTTCGGGCCGGCTTTcgggcgctgctgctgcgcccgCTGATGCGGGCGGTGGTGTGCAGAAGGggacgcaccaccaccactacctgCGGCTGCTGCCTGCGTCACCGGGCCAGCATGACGGTCAGCAGCGAACGGTTGCCGGTTGGAGGAGGAAGgtgttgtgcagcagcagcagtggaaaaCGTCGAGCTGACGACGACCCACAGCAGAAAGATTGAATCCGTGACGGAGGAGGAGCATTtatag